Proteins from a single region of Mus pahari chromosome 2, PAHARI_EIJ_v1.1, whole genome shotgun sequence:
- the Bid gene encoding BH3-interacting domain death agonist — MDSEVSNGSGLGAEYITNLLVLGFLQSSGCNPQELKVLGEQLTVQAYWEAAPYLEDELQTDGSRASRPIDQGRIEPDSESQEEIIHSIARHLAQVGDEMDRSIQPALVSQLAAHFMNDSLSEEDKQNCLANALDEVKPAFPRDMENDKAMLIMTMLLAKKVASHAPPLLRVVFNTTVNFINQNLFSYVRNLVRNEMD; from the exons ATGGACTCTGAG GTTAGCAACGGCTCTGGCCTGGGGGCTGAGTACATCACAAACCTGCTGGTGTTGGGCTTTCTCCAAAGCTCTGGCTGTAATCCCCAAGAGCTGAAGGTGCTGGGTGAGCAACTGACTGTGCAAGCTTACTGGGAGGCAGCCCCATACCTCGAAGACGAGCTGCAGACAGATGGCAGCCGGGCTAGCCGCCCCATCGACCAAGGAAGAATAGAGCCAG ATTCTGAAAGCCAGGAAGAGATCATCCACAGCATTGCTAGACATCTCGCCCAGGTAGGCGATGAGATGGACCGCAGCATCCAGCCCGCGCTGGTGAGCCAGCTAGCTGCACACTTCATGAATGACAGCCTGTCGGAGGAA GACAAACAGAACTGCCTGGCCAACGCCCTTGATGAGGTGAAGCCAGCCTTCCCCAGAGACATGGAGAACGACAAGGCCATGCTGATAATGACCATGCTGTTGGCCAAAAAAGTGGCCAGTCACGCACCACCTTTGCTCCGAGTTGTCTTCAACACGACCGTGAACTTTATTAACCAGAACCTATTCTCCTATGTGCGGAACTTGGTTAGAAAT GAGATGGACTGA